Proteins from a genomic interval of Actinoalloteichus hymeniacidonis:
- a CDS encoding acyl-CoA mutase large subunit family protein, with translation MGGARRAESGFEVRSVYRPDDVDAEAAAPPERVGEPGKYPFTRGVYPTMYTQRPWTMRQYAGFGTATESNARYHQLIKAGTNGLSVAFDLPTQMGYDSDEYIAHGEVGKVGVAIDSVEDMRTLFNGIPLGEVSTSMTINAPASVLLLLYQIVAEEQGVDPAKLTGTIQNDVLKEYIARGTYIYPPAHSLRLITDIFAYCNDVLPKWNTISISGYHMAEAGATPAQEIAFTLANGIEYVRGAIAAGLSVDAFAPRLAFFFVSRTSLLEEVAKFRAARRIWAKVMKEEFGATNPKSLMLRFHTQTAGVQLTAQQPEVNMVRVTIQALAAVFGGTQSLHTNSYDEAIALPTEKAARLALRTQQVIAFESDLTATVDPFAGSYTVEAMTDEVEAAALALMSKVEERGGAVAAIEQGFQKSEIEETAYQNSREIDGGERVVVGLNRFTVDVEEPYEPLRVDPTIEEAQAARLAALRAERDDAEVTAALAELVETAKGTGNVLYPMKRALVARATVGEVCHALRSVWGTYVPSEVF, from the coding sequence ATGGGCGGGGCGCGGCGGGCAGAATCCGGTTTCGAGGTCCGGTCGGTATATCGGCCCGATGACGTCGATGCCGAGGCGGCGGCACCGCCCGAGCGCGTCGGGGAACCGGGGAAGTACCCGTTCACCAGGGGCGTCTACCCCACGATGTACACCCAGCGCCCGTGGACGATGCGGCAGTACGCGGGCTTCGGCACCGCGACCGAGTCCAACGCCCGGTACCACCAATTGATCAAGGCCGGCACCAACGGGCTCTCGGTCGCCTTCGATCTCCCGACTCAGATGGGCTACGACTCGGACGAGTACATCGCGCACGGCGAGGTCGGCAAGGTCGGCGTGGCGATCGACTCGGTCGAGGACATGCGGACGTTGTTCAACGGAATCCCGTTGGGCGAGGTCTCCACGTCCATGACCATCAATGCGCCCGCGAGCGTGCTGCTGCTGCTCTATCAGATCGTGGCCGAGGAGCAGGGTGTCGATCCGGCGAAACTGACCGGGACGATTCAGAACGACGTGCTCAAGGAATACATCGCCCGCGGCACCTACATCTACCCGCCTGCCCATTCGCTGCGGCTGATCACCGATATCTTCGCCTACTGCAACGACGTGCTGCCGAAGTGGAACACCATTTCGATCTCCGGCTATCACATGGCCGAGGCCGGGGCCACGCCCGCGCAGGAGATCGCGTTCACCCTGGCCAACGGCATCGAGTACGTCCGAGGCGCCATCGCGGCGGGGCTGTCGGTCGACGCCTTCGCACCGAGGTTGGCGTTCTTCTTCGTCTCCAGGACCTCGTTGTTGGAGGAGGTCGCGAAATTCCGGGCGGCCCGCCGAATCTGGGCAAAGGTGATGAAAGAGGAGTTCGGCGCCACGAATCCGAAGTCGCTGATGCTGCGGTTCCACACCCAGACCGCCGGCGTGCAGCTCACCGCGCAACAACCCGAGGTCAACATGGTTCGCGTGACGATCCAGGCCTTGGCCGCCGTTTTCGGCGGTACTCAGTCGTTGCACACCAATTCCTACGACGAGGCCATCGCGCTGCCCACCGAGAAGGCCGCCCGGCTGGCGTTGCGTACCCAACAGGTGATCGCCTTCGAGAGCGATCTCACCGCGACCGTCGACCCCTTCGCGGGCTCCTACACCGTGGAGGCGATGACCGACGAGGTCGAGGCGGCCGCGCTGGCGTTGATGTCGAAGGTGGAGGAGCGCGGCGGTGCGGTGGCCGCGATCGAGCAGGGCTTCCAGAAGTCGGAGATCGAGGAGACCGCGTACCAGAACTCGCGCGAGATCGACGGCGGCGAACGGGTCGTGGTGGGGCTCAACCGTTTCACCGTGGACGTCGAGGAGCCCTACGAGCCGCTTCGGGTGGACCCCACCATCGAGGAGGCCCAGGCGGCTCGGCTGGCTGCCCTGCGTGCCGAGCGGGACGACGCGGAGGTGACCGCCGCGCTGGCCGAGTTGGTCGAGACCGCGAAGGGGACCGGCAACGTGCTCTACCCCATGAAGCGAGCGTTGGTTGCGCGGGCCACCGTCGGTGAAGTGTGTCACGCTCTGCGTTCCGTCTGGGGAACCTACGTTCCCTCCGAGGTCTTCTGA
- the mbhE gene encoding hydrogen gas-evolving membrane-bound hydrogenase subunit E: MLLLVTAHLVLAALLPLLVRRLGRWAFAVAAVLPALTLAWSLSRLSSVLADEPVVQTFSWAPSIGLEMVLRLDVLSMLMIFLVSGLGALILAYCVYYFGSHGEGIGRTSALLLAFAGAMFGLVVADDLISLYIFWELTTVCSFLLVGQDGVGKKMRRSSVQALLVTVFGGLTMLMGVIMLGHAAGTFRISEIVADPPSGTGVSVAVVLVLVGAFTKSAQMPFHPWLPGAMVAPTPVSAYLHAASMVKAGVYLVARLAPAFGGLTSWWLPIAVIGIATMLIGGVRALYQHDLKTMLAYGTVSQLGFLMVLTGGGTYIAAIAGVTMLLAHGLFKAALFLVVGIVDHQAGTRDIRKLSGLGRRFPGLAALAVIAAGSMAGIPPLLGFIGKEAAFEAFAHQGGARGVLVLIGLVLGSVLTVAYSIRLVWGAFGDKPGVTPSVAPAPSMGLVLPAAIPALAGLVLGLWPAPVETLVAPYAAGFPSDGEAYHLALWHGFNLPLLLSAVVVVLGLGVWWFRERTADKPAPKLPHFLHAQTFYDRSVLSLEVLSYGVTGRLQVGSLPTYLGIILLTMLFIPGTAVLTGTSFLGEQQLWHSAAQVPLAVLVCVGAIALTMVRQRLTAVLLTGGIGYAIGALFVVDGGPDLALAQFLVETLTLVAFVFVLRKLPARFTQIESAKRLRWPKVVISVAAGAFVAVATVIFSGARQAPPTSSEEFISRAEDGANATNVVNAILVDFRAFDTVGEITVLAVAATGVASLILAVRRTRTPSPVEVEEQTVLAAPGGRSGGAGGDELGAKSATESTDGSRGQRGETGADGAPSNEESKRTNDEEAP, encoded by the coding sequence GTGCTCCTGTTGGTGACTGCGCACCTCGTACTCGCGGCCCTACTGCCGCTCTTGGTGCGTCGACTCGGCCGCTGGGCCTTCGCGGTCGCGGCGGTTCTGCCCGCCCTGACCCTGGCGTGGTCGTTGAGTCGACTCTCCTCGGTGCTGGCGGACGAGCCCGTCGTCCAGACCTTCTCGTGGGCGCCCAGTATCGGGCTCGAGATGGTGCTGCGGCTCGACGTCCTCTCGATGTTGATGATCTTCCTGGTCTCCGGGCTGGGTGCGCTGATCCTCGCCTACTGCGTCTATTACTTCGGCTCCCACGGCGAGGGGATCGGGCGGACCTCCGCCCTGCTGCTCGCCTTCGCGGGGGCCATGTTCGGCCTGGTCGTCGCGGACGACCTCATCAGCCTCTACATCTTCTGGGAGCTGACGACGGTCTGCTCCTTCCTGCTGGTCGGGCAGGACGGCGTCGGCAAGAAGATGCGTCGCTCCTCGGTGCAGGCCCTGTTGGTCACCGTGTTCGGCGGCCTGACGATGCTGATGGGCGTCATCATGCTCGGCCACGCGGCGGGCACCTTCCGCATCTCCGAGATCGTCGCCGACCCGCCGAGCGGCACCGGGGTCAGCGTCGCCGTGGTGCTGGTCCTCGTCGGCGCGTTCACCAAGTCGGCGCAGATGCCCTTCCACCCCTGGCTGCCCGGCGCGATGGTCGCGCCGACGCCGGTCAGCGCCTACCTGCACGCGGCGTCCATGGTCAAGGCGGGCGTCTACCTGGTCGCGCGGCTGGCCCCGGCCTTCGGCGGCCTGACCTCGTGGTGGCTGCCGATCGCGGTGATCGGTATAGCGACGATGCTCATCGGCGGTGTCCGAGCGCTCTACCAGCACGACCTCAAGACGATGCTGGCCTATGGAACCGTGAGCCAGCTCGGCTTCCTGATGGTGCTCACCGGCGGTGGCACCTACATCGCCGCGATCGCGGGCGTCACGATGCTCCTGGCGCACGGATTGTTCAAGGCGGCGCTGTTCCTGGTGGTGGGCATCGTCGACCACCAGGCGGGCACTCGGGACATTCGAAAGCTGTCTGGCTTGGGCCGACGATTCCCGGGGCTGGCCGCGTTGGCCGTCATCGCGGCGGGCTCGATGGCCGGTATTCCGCCGTTGCTCGGCTTCATCGGCAAGGAAGCGGCGTTCGAGGCCTTCGCTCACCAGGGCGGGGCCCGGGGTGTGCTGGTGCTGATCGGTCTGGTCCTGGGCTCGGTGCTCACCGTCGCCTACAGCATCCGTCTGGTCTGGGGCGCGTTCGGCGACAAGCCGGGCGTGACACCCAGCGTGGCGCCCGCTCCCTCGATGGGCCTGGTGCTGCCCGCCGCGATCCCCGCGTTGGCCGGCCTGGTCCTCGGACTGTGGCCCGCGCCGGTGGAGACGCTGGTGGCGCCGTACGCGGCGGGCTTCCCCTCGGACGGCGAGGCCTATCACCTGGCGTTGTGGCACGGGTTCAACCTGCCGCTGTTGTTGTCGGCGGTGGTCGTGGTCCTCGGCCTCGGTGTCTGGTGGTTTCGGGAGCGGACGGCCGACAAGCCCGCGCCCAAGCTGCCGCATTTCCTGCACGCCCAGACCTTCTACGACCGATCGGTGCTCTCCTTGGAGGTGCTGTCCTACGGCGTGACCGGGCGATTGCAGGTCGGTTCGCTGCCGACCTACCTGGGCATCATCCTGCTCACGATGCTGTTCATCCCGGGGACGGCGGTGCTGACCGGCACCTCGTTCCTCGGCGAGCAGCAGCTGTGGCACTCGGCGGCGCAGGTACCGCTTGCGGTGTTGGTGTGTGTGGGTGCGATCGCCTTGACGATGGTGCGCCAGCGGCTGACCGCGGTGTTGTTGACCGGCGGGATCGGTTACGCCATCGGTGCCTTGTTCGTCGTCGACGGCGGGCCCGACCTGGCCTTGGCCCAATTCCTGGTCGAGACGCTGACGCTGGTCGCCTTCGTCTTCGTCTTGCGTAAGCTGCCCGCGCGCTTCACCCAGATCGAGTCGGCGAAACGACTCCGGTGGCCCAAGGTGGTGATCTCGGTGGCGGCCGGTGCCTTCGTGGCCGTCGCAACCGTGATCTTCTCCGGTGCTCGACAGGCGCCGCCGACCTCCAGCGAGGAGTTCATCTCCCGGGCCGAGGACGGTGCGAACGCCACCAACGTGGTCAACGCGATCCTGGTCGACTTCCGAGCGTTCGACACCGTCGGGGAGATCACCGTCCTCGCGGTCGCGGCGACCGGCGTGGCCAGCCTGATCCTCGCGGTACGCCGTACCAGGACTCCCTCGCCCGTGGAGGTCGAGGAGCAGACGGTGTTGGCCGCGCCGGGCGGCCGCAGCGGTGGGGCAGGCGGCGACGAACTCGGTGCCAAGAGCGCAACCGAGAGCACCGACGGCAGCCGTGGGCAGCGTGGCGAGACCGGCGCGGACGGTGCGCCCTCGAACGAGGAGTCCAAGCGGACCAACGACGAGGAGGCACCATGA
- a CDS encoding MnhB domain-containing protein, with amino-acid sequence MTIGRLPSWEDWDTPREQWLLAGDSRDGRERSVLLEVAVRLLFPTVLVLSLYLLFAGHNRAGGGFSGGLVAGQAFVLRYIAGGPLEMRAAVKLRPPVIIGLGLSLAVLSALVPTFFGGHVLESYAFETDLPVLGHLKFVTSLLLDVGVYVLIVGVVIDLLRTLGAGIEEQLVRNRRVMR; translated from the coding sequence ATGACGATCGGCAGGCTCCCGTCCTGGGAGGACTGGGACACGCCACGCGAGCAATGGCTGCTCGCGGGCGATTCCCGCGACGGCCGAGAACGGTCGGTGCTCCTGGAGGTCGCGGTCCGGCTGCTGTTCCCCACGGTTCTCGTGCTCTCGCTCTACCTGCTCTTCGCGGGGCACAACCGGGCGGGCGGCGGATTCTCCGGCGGTCTGGTAGCCGGACAGGCCTTCGTCCTGCGCTACATCGCGGGCGGCCCGTTGGAGATGCGGGCGGCGGTGAAGCTGCGGCCGCCGGTGATCATCGGCCTGGGATTGAGCCTGGCGGTGTTGTCCGCGCTGGTCCCCACCTTCTTCGGTGGCCACGTGCTGGAGAGCTACGCCTTCGAGACCGACCTGCCCGTGCTCGGGCATCTGAAGTTTGTCACCAGCCTCCTGCTCGACGTGGGGGTGTACGTGTTGATCGTCGGAGTCGTCATCGACCTCTTGCGCACTCTCGGCGCGGGCATCGAGGAACAGCTGGTGCGGAACCGAAGGGTGATGCGATGA
- a CDS encoding Na(+)/H(+) antiporter subunit C, whose protein sequence is MTGGPINVVMAITLGVLYSAGFYLLLQRSLMRIIIGIVIIGHGANLFLQSAGGPPGRPPILGGVEVEEMTDPLPQAMALTAIVITFALSTFLLALAYRSSVLLGHDEVRDDVEDRRIRRLQQRLAEDEDDDDENETDDHEEAVR, encoded by the coding sequence ATGACCGGCGGCCCGATCAATGTCGTGATGGCGATCACTCTCGGCGTGCTGTACTCGGCTGGCTTCTACCTACTGCTGCAGCGCTCGCTGATGAGGATCATCATCGGCATCGTCATCATCGGCCACGGCGCCAACCTGTTCCTCCAGTCGGCGGGCGGCCCGCCCGGCAGGCCGCCCATCCTGGGCGGAGTCGAGGTCGAGGAGATGACCGACCCCCTGCCGCAGGCGATGGCATTGACGGCCATCGTGATCACCTTCGCGCTGTCCACCTTCCTGCTCGCCCTGGCCTATCGATCCTCGGTGTTGCTGGGCCACGACGAAGTGCGTGACGACGTCGAGGACCGGCGAATCAGACGGCTGCAACAACGCCTCGCCGAGGATGAGGACGACGACGACGAGAACGAGACCGACGACCACGAGGAGGCCGTTCGGTGA